A portion of the Oncorhynchus gorbuscha isolate QuinsamMale2020 ecotype Even-year linkage group LG19, OgorEven_v1.0, whole genome shotgun sequence genome contains these proteins:
- the abhd5a gene encoding 1-acylglycerol-3-phosphate O-acyltransferase ABHD5 isoform X1, whose product MFCGSCDLAVWRMADQAVTTERGLFFGCRLAQRILMFLGIHSLFYNLLSVLDRTLRSWTSTAWITSWLPSWCPTSQNQLKTAEEKMLQCITGKVSQQYVPISDGNMLWTLTLNRNMKNQTPLVLLHGFGGGVGLWALNLDALAQQRPVYAFDLLGFGQSSRPYFSSDAKEAEAQFVDSIEQWRAKVGLEAMVMLGHNFGGYLAAAYSLKYPTRVKHMVLVEPWGLPERPDTEDQDRPIPVWIKALGAMLSPFNPLAGLRLVGPLGPTLVSTLRPDFKKKYLSMFNDDTVTEYIYHLNVQTPSGETAFKNMTIPYGWAKRPMLQRIGLLHADIPITVIYGSRSSIDGNSGNAIKGMRPNSHVEIIAIRGAGHYVYADQPEDFNHRVLQVLSSRPTTTSTADLLTREGPRVEKVILLDCLV is encoded by the exons tttgtttttTGGCTGCAGACTGGCTCAGCGAATACTGATGTTTCTTGGTATTCATAGTCTTTTCTACAATTTGTTGAGTGTCCTGGACAGAACGTTGAG GTCCTGGACTTCCACGGCATGGATCACCAGCTGGCTGCCCTCCTGGTGCCCCACCTCCCAGAACCAGCTCAAGACTGCAGAGGAGAAGATGCTGCAAT GCATCACAGGCAAGGTGTCCCAGCAGTATGTCCCAATCTCGGATGGTAACATGCTGTGGACCCTCACATTGAATAGAAACATGAAGAACCAGACTCCCCTGGTGCTGCTGCATGGCTTCGGTGGAGGGGTGGGCCTGTGGGCCCTCAACCTAGACGCCCTGGCCCAACAG AGGCCCGTCTATGCCTTTGACCTGCTGGGCTTCGGCCAGAGCAGCAGGCCCTACTTCAGCTCCGACGCCAAGGAGGCTGAGGCCCAGTTTGTGGACTCCATCGAGCAGTGGAGGGCTAAAGTCGGCCTGGAAGCCATGGTCATGCTGGGACATAACTTTGGAGGTTATTTGGCAGCTGCTTATTCGCTCAAGTATCCCACCAG GGTAAAGCACATGGTGCTAGTTGAGCCGTGGGGCTTACCTGAGCGTCCAGACACAGAAGACCAGGACAGGCCCATCCCCGTGTGGATCAAAGCCCTGGGAGCCATGTTGAGCCCGTTCAACCCCCTAGCAGGGCTACGTCTGGTGGGGCCACTGG GTCCCACACTTGTTTCAACTCTAAGACCAGACTTCAAGAAGAAATACTTGTCCATGTTCAACGATGACACGGTCACAGAGTATATCTATCACCTGAACGTCCAGACTCCCAG TGGTGAGACAGCCTTCAAGAACATGACCATACCATACGGGTGGGCCAAGAGGCCTATGCTGCAGAGGATTGGCCTGCTCCATGCTGACATCCCTATTACTGTGATATATGGGTCACGCTCCAGCATCGACGGTAACTCGGGCAACGCTATCAAAGGAATGAGGCCAAACTCTCATGTGGAGATCATA gctaTCAGAGGGGCGGGCCACTACGTCTATGCTGACCAGCCAGAGGACTTCAACCACAGAGTGCTTCAG GTCCTCAGTAGTAGACCTACCACCACCAGCACAGCAGACCTGCTAACTAGGGAAGGACCCCGTGTTGAAAAGGTGATTCTCCTGGATTGTTTGGTTTGA
- the abhd5a gene encoding 1-acylglycerol-3-phosphate O-acyltransferase ABHD5 isoform X2, whose translation MFCGSCDLAVWRMADQAVTTERGSWTSTAWITSWLPSWCPTSQNQLKTAEEKMLQCITGKVSQQYVPISDGNMLWTLTLNRNMKNQTPLVLLHGFGGGVGLWALNLDALAQQRPVYAFDLLGFGQSSRPYFSSDAKEAEAQFVDSIEQWRAKVGLEAMVMLGHNFGGYLAAAYSLKYPTRVKHMVLVEPWGLPERPDTEDQDRPIPVWIKALGAMLSPFNPLAGLRLVGPLGPTLVSTLRPDFKKKYLSMFNDDTVTEYIYHLNVQTPSGETAFKNMTIPYGWAKRPMLQRIGLLHADIPITVIYGSRSSIDGNSGNAIKGMRPNSHVEIIAIRGAGHYVYADQPEDFNHRVLQVLSSRPTTTSTADLLTREGPRVEKVILLDCLV comes from the exons GTCCTGGACTTCCACGGCATGGATCACCAGCTGGCTGCCCTCCTGGTGCCCCACCTCCCAGAACCAGCTCAAGACTGCAGAGGAGAAGATGCTGCAAT GCATCACAGGCAAGGTGTCCCAGCAGTATGTCCCAATCTCGGATGGTAACATGCTGTGGACCCTCACATTGAATAGAAACATGAAGAACCAGACTCCCCTGGTGCTGCTGCATGGCTTCGGTGGAGGGGTGGGCCTGTGGGCCCTCAACCTAGACGCCCTGGCCCAACAG AGGCCCGTCTATGCCTTTGACCTGCTGGGCTTCGGCCAGAGCAGCAGGCCCTACTTCAGCTCCGACGCCAAGGAGGCTGAGGCCCAGTTTGTGGACTCCATCGAGCAGTGGAGGGCTAAAGTCGGCCTGGAAGCCATGGTCATGCTGGGACATAACTTTGGAGGTTATTTGGCAGCTGCTTATTCGCTCAAGTATCCCACCAG GGTAAAGCACATGGTGCTAGTTGAGCCGTGGGGCTTACCTGAGCGTCCAGACACAGAAGACCAGGACAGGCCCATCCCCGTGTGGATCAAAGCCCTGGGAGCCATGTTGAGCCCGTTCAACCCCCTAGCAGGGCTACGTCTGGTGGGGCCACTGG GTCCCACACTTGTTTCAACTCTAAGACCAGACTTCAAGAAGAAATACTTGTCCATGTTCAACGATGACACGGTCACAGAGTATATCTATCACCTGAACGTCCAGACTCCCAG TGGTGAGACAGCCTTCAAGAACATGACCATACCATACGGGTGGGCCAAGAGGCCTATGCTGCAGAGGATTGGCCTGCTCCATGCTGACATCCCTATTACTGTGATATATGGGTCACGCTCCAGCATCGACGGTAACTCGGGCAACGCTATCAAAGGAATGAGGCCAAACTCTCATGTGGAGATCATA gctaTCAGAGGGGCGGGCCACTACGTCTATGCTGACCAGCCAGAGGACTTCAACCACAGAGTGCTTCAG GTCCTCAGTAGTAGACCTACCACCACCAGCACAGCAGACCTGCTAACTAGGGAAGGACCCCGTGTTGAAAAGGTGATTCTCCTGGATTGTTTGGTTTGA
- the abhd5a gene encoding 1-acylglycerol-3-phosphate O-acyltransferase ABHD5 isoform X3, which produces MLQCITGKVSQQYVPISDGNMLWTLTLNRNMKNQTPLVLLHGFGGGVGLWALNLDALAQQRPVYAFDLLGFGQSSRPYFSSDAKEAEAQFVDSIEQWRAKVGLEAMVMLGHNFGGYLAAAYSLKYPTRVKHMVLVEPWGLPERPDTEDQDRPIPVWIKALGAMLSPFNPLAGLRLVGPLGPTLVSTLRPDFKKKYLSMFNDDTVTEYIYHLNVQTPSGETAFKNMTIPYGWAKRPMLQRIGLLHADIPITVIYGSRSSIDGNSGNAIKGMRPNSHVEIIAIRGAGHYVYADQPEDFNHRVLQVLSSRPTTTSTADLLTREGPRVEKVILLDCLV; this is translated from the exons ATGCTGCAAT GCATCACAGGCAAGGTGTCCCAGCAGTATGTCCCAATCTCGGATGGTAACATGCTGTGGACCCTCACATTGAATAGAAACATGAAGAACCAGACTCCCCTGGTGCTGCTGCATGGCTTCGGTGGAGGGGTGGGCCTGTGGGCCCTCAACCTAGACGCCCTGGCCCAACAG AGGCCCGTCTATGCCTTTGACCTGCTGGGCTTCGGCCAGAGCAGCAGGCCCTACTTCAGCTCCGACGCCAAGGAGGCTGAGGCCCAGTTTGTGGACTCCATCGAGCAGTGGAGGGCTAAAGTCGGCCTGGAAGCCATGGTCATGCTGGGACATAACTTTGGAGGTTATTTGGCAGCTGCTTATTCGCTCAAGTATCCCACCAG GGTAAAGCACATGGTGCTAGTTGAGCCGTGGGGCTTACCTGAGCGTCCAGACACAGAAGACCAGGACAGGCCCATCCCCGTGTGGATCAAAGCCCTGGGAGCCATGTTGAGCCCGTTCAACCCCCTAGCAGGGCTACGTCTGGTGGGGCCACTGG GTCCCACACTTGTTTCAACTCTAAGACCAGACTTCAAGAAGAAATACTTGTCCATGTTCAACGATGACACGGTCACAGAGTATATCTATCACCTGAACGTCCAGACTCCCAG TGGTGAGACAGCCTTCAAGAACATGACCATACCATACGGGTGGGCCAAGAGGCCTATGCTGCAGAGGATTGGCCTGCTCCATGCTGACATCCCTATTACTGTGATATATGGGTCACGCTCCAGCATCGACGGTAACTCGGGCAACGCTATCAAAGGAATGAGGCCAAACTCTCATGTGGAGATCATA gctaTCAGAGGGGCGGGCCACTACGTCTATGCTGACCAGCCAGAGGACTTCAACCACAGAGTGCTTCAG GTCCTCAGTAGTAGACCTACCACCACCAGCACAGCAGACCTGCTAACTAGGGAAGGACCCCGTGTTGAAAAGGTGATTCTCCTGGATTGTTTGGTTTGA